The Betta splendens chromosome 4, fBetSpl5.4, whole genome shotgun sequence genome contains a region encoding:
- the LOC114853485 gene encoding LOW QUALITY PROTEIN: uncharacterized protein LOC114853485 (The sequence of the model RefSeq protein was modified relative to this genomic sequence to represent the inferred CDS: substituted 1 base at 1 genomic stop codon) encodes MQIKCTGKFYGLLHLYIKNHGPLDENNHIPVFPCSLRFHVQNQNPPWLRGSVCDGVYFSRPVTAVQRRARLGRTSRRRRRRDASPERRGRSWSMRPAAVSVFCAVASIMMSIMLSRTVGRVVAEMNCRSYPTFSSVCRTFATXVPTWGEATDRVVTYSQLKTMLSNRTVQLYDVRNPDEYQDGRIADAVNVPLDTLQESLQLAPELFQEKFKVKAPGKNDDNIVFHCRSGKRSAKALDIALQLGFSRARHYEGGYSEWAEKEGK; translated from the exons ATGCAAATAAAGTGTACTGGTAAATTTTATGGACTGCTTCACTTGTATATAAAAAATCATGGACCTCTAGATGAAAATAACCACATCCCCGTATTTCCGTGCTCGCTTCGTTTTCAcgtccagaaccagaacccgcctTGGCTCCGCGGTTCCGTGTGCGACGGCGTTTACTTCTCCCGCCCGGTGACGGCGGTGCAGCGTCGCGCGCGTCTCGGGCGCACTTCaaggcgaagaagaagaagagacgcGTCTCCGGAGCGCAGAGGTCGCTCCTGGTCAAtgcgtcctgctgctgtcagcgtgtTCTGCGCCGTCGCCTCCATCATGATGTCCATTATGCTTTCGCGGACCGTCGGCCGCGTTGTTGCGGAGATGAACTGCAGGTCTTACCCGACTTTCAGCTCAGTTTGTCGCACGTTTGCGACATAAGTTCCAACATGGGGAGAAGCAACCGACCGTG TGGTGACATACTCGCAGCTGAAGACCATGCTGTCGAACCGCACCGTTCAGCTGTACGATGTGAGAAACCCCGACGAATACCAGGATGGACGCATTGCAGACGCGGTCAACGTCCCAT tggacaCCCTGCAGGAGTCTCTGCAGCTGGCTCCTGAGCTCTTCCAGGAGAAGTTCAAGGTGAAGGCTCCTGGAAAAAACGACGACAACATTGTGTTTCACTGCCGGAGCGGCAAACGGAGCGCCAAGGCGCTGGACATCGCTCTTCAGTTGGGTTTCAGCAG GGCAAGACACTATGAAGGCGGCTACAGTGAGTGGgcagagaaggaaggaaaataA
- the LOC129602910 gene encoding cystatin-B-like — translation MATLCGGTSPSKDADEEIQKICDSVKHHAEAKSGKNFEIFKAVSYTSQVVAGTNYFVKVHTGGDEHIHLRIHVKLGGEIELAAIQHPKSAQDPIAYF, via the exons ATGGCCactctctgtggaggaacctcTCCGTCCAAGGATGCCGACGAAGAAATCCAGAAGATCTGTGACAGC GTTAAGCATCACGCAGAGGCGAAATCGGGGAAAAACTTTGAAATCTTCAAAGCAGTATCGTACACGAGTCAAGTTGTGGCTGGGACCAACTACTTCGTCAAG GTTCATACGGGAGGTGACGAACACATTCACCTCCGTATTCACGTGAAGCTTGGAGGAGAAATTGAGCTGGCTGCTATTCAGCACCCCAAGAGCGCCCAGGACCCCATTGCGTATTTCTAA
- the LOC114853486 gene encoding cystatin-A-like, with amino-acid sequence MLLHENLLNSHQVETDSSPTGASLSVKMASVPGGYSDPKPATDEIKKICHEVQNQVEGKTNQKYHDFKPVTYRCQVVAGKNFLVKIHAGADHYIHVKLFQGLPCNGGKIAVNGVQEHHKKDDPLVPF; translated from the exons atgCTGCTACATGAGAACCTGCTGAACAGTCACCAGGTAGAAACAGACAGTTCACCCACCGGAGCCTCACTCTCTGTGAAAATGGCAAGTGTACCTGGAGGATACTCTGATCCCAAACCTGCAACTGACGAAATTAAGAAAATTTGTCATGAG GTGCAGAACCAAGTGGAGGGAAAGACAAACCAGAAATATCATGATTTTAAACCTGTTACATACAGATGCCAGGTTGTGGCTGGAAAAAACTTTCTGGTCAAG ATTCACGCGGGTGCCGATCATTACATCCACGTGAAGCTGTTCCAGGGGCTTCCTTGCAACGGAGGGAAGATTGCGGTGAATGGTGTGCAGGAACACCACAAGAAGGACGATCCCCTGGTGCCGTTCTAA
- the LOC114853483 gene encoding D(2)-like dopamine receptor isoform X3: protein MATFSSAERLWNESELFGPDEGNGSAEASWQDEGERNYYAMLYSLLILAIVFGNVLVCLAVLRERSLQTTTNYLVVSLAVADLLVASLVMPWAVYLEVVGGAWLFSRLYCNIFVTLDVMMCTASILNLCAISIDRYTAVVMPVLYNTTHRSRKRVLVMIATVWVLAFAVSCPLLFGFNTTDDPMVCSISNPDFVIYSSVVSFYLPFIVTLLVYIRIYVFLRMRRKRISFGQPCRKVQPGSTPPSVETCLQEETPKAKQDLSPIRIKVQSVEPLGPSKPSLLSGCLWRKHPRTRPAEHSALPPVDTQNYCSISHASCGRTELDPEQQPGEEGEEGEEEAAAADSNQGEGPPVRMGCEVKDLSNGRTHTSLRPAPHSHTNNQRFRSMHAREKKATQMLAIVLVEADAVGGER, encoded by the exons atggcgacgttTAGCAGCGCAGAGAGGCTCTGGAACGAGTCGGAGCTGTTCGGGCCGGACGAGGGGAACGGCAGCGCGGAGGCCTCGTGGCAGGACGAGGGGGAGAGGAACTACTACGCCATGCTCTACTCCCTGCTCATCCTGGCCATCGTGTTTGGGAACGTGCTGGTGTGTCTGGCTGTGCTGAGGGAGCGCTCCCTCCAGACCACCACCAACTACCTGGTGGTCAGCCTGGCTGTGGCCGACCTGCTCGTGGCCTCGCTGGTCATGCCCTGGGCCGTGTACCTGGAG GTGGTCGGCGGCGCCTGGCTCTTCAGCCGGCTCTACTGTAACATCTTTGTCACGCTGGATGTGATGATGTGCACTGCCAGTATCCTCAACCTGTGCGCTATCAGCATCGACAG gtacaCAGCAGTGGTGATGCCTGTTTTGTACAACACCACGCACCGCTCCAGGAAGCGAGTTCTGGTGATGATTGCCACCGTGTGGGTCCTGGCTTTCGCCGTCTCCTGTCCCCTTCTGTTTGGCTTCAACACCACAG atgacCCGATGGTGTGCTCCATCTCGAACCCGGACTTCGTCATCTACTCCTCCGTGGTGTCCTTCTACCTGCCTTTCATTGTCACGCTGCTGGTCTACATCCGCATCTATGTCTTCCTCAGGATGAGGCGGAAGAGGATCTCCTTCGGCCAGCCCTGCAGAAAGGTCCAGCCAGGCTCCACCCCGCCATCTGTG GAAACGTGTCTCCAAGAGGAAACTCCCAAGGCGAAGCAGGACCTTTCACCTATACGGATTAAAGTG CAGAGCGTGGAGCCTCTGGGTCCGTCCAAGCCCAGCCTGCTCTCAGGATGCCTGTGGCGCAAGCACCCGAGGACGCGGCCGGCGGAGCACTCGGCGCTGCCCCCGGTGGACACGCAGAACTACTGCAGCATCAGCCACGCGTCCTGCGGCCGCACCGAGCTGGACCCGGAGCAGCagccgggggaggagggggaggagggggaggaggaggcagcggcggcggacaGCAACCAGGGCGAGGGTCCTCCCGTCAGGATGGGCTGCGAGGTGAAGGACCTGTCCAACGGGCGAACGCACACGTCTCTGAGGCCGGCTCCTCACTCTCACACCAACAACCAGCGCTTCCGGAGCATGCACGCCCGGGAGAAGAAGGCCACGCAGATGCTGGCCATCGTGCTGG TTGAAGCTGATGCAGTCGGAGGGGAACGTTGA
- the LOC114853483 gene encoding D(3) dopamine receptor-like isoform X1: MATFSSAERLWNESELFGPDEGNGSAEASWQDEGERNYYAMLYSLLILAIVFGNVLVCLAVLRERSLQTTTNYLVVSLAVADLLVASLVMPWAVYLEVVGGAWLFSRLYCNIFVTLDVMMCTASILNLCAISIDRYTAVVMPVLYNTTHRSRKRVLVMIATVWVLAFAVSCPLLFGFNTTDDPMVCSISNPDFVIYSSVVSFYLPFIVTLLVYIRIYVFLRMRRKRISFGQPCRKVQPGSTPPSVETCLQEETPKAKQDLSPIRIKVQSVEPLGPSKPSLLSGCLWRKHPRTRPAEHSALPPVDTQNYCSISHASCGRTELDPEQQPGEEGEEGEEEAAAADSNQGEGPPVRMGCEVKDLSNGRTHTSLRPAPHSHTNNQRFRSMHAREKKATQMLAIVLGEYRTQAPTAKLTITPNTGRLMHIKQLPLHPSMCAAPSALLCILPRP; the protein is encoded by the exons atggcgacgttTAGCAGCGCAGAGAGGCTCTGGAACGAGTCGGAGCTGTTCGGGCCGGACGAGGGGAACGGCAGCGCGGAGGCCTCGTGGCAGGACGAGGGGGAGAGGAACTACTACGCCATGCTCTACTCCCTGCTCATCCTGGCCATCGTGTTTGGGAACGTGCTGGTGTGTCTGGCTGTGCTGAGGGAGCGCTCCCTCCAGACCACCACCAACTACCTGGTGGTCAGCCTGGCTGTGGCCGACCTGCTCGTGGCCTCGCTGGTCATGCCCTGGGCCGTGTACCTGGAG GTGGTCGGCGGCGCCTGGCTCTTCAGCCGGCTCTACTGTAACATCTTTGTCACGCTGGATGTGATGATGTGCACTGCCAGTATCCTCAACCTGTGCGCTATCAGCATCGACAG gtacaCAGCAGTGGTGATGCCTGTTTTGTACAACACCACGCACCGCTCCAGGAAGCGAGTTCTGGTGATGATTGCCACCGTGTGGGTCCTGGCTTTCGCCGTCTCCTGTCCCCTTCTGTTTGGCTTCAACACCACAG atgacCCGATGGTGTGCTCCATCTCGAACCCGGACTTCGTCATCTACTCCTCCGTGGTGTCCTTCTACCTGCCTTTCATTGTCACGCTGCTGGTCTACATCCGCATCTATGTCTTCCTCAGGATGAGGCGGAAGAGGATCTCCTTCGGCCAGCCCTGCAGAAAGGTCCAGCCAGGCTCCACCCCGCCATCTGTG GAAACGTGTCTCCAAGAGGAAACTCCCAAGGCGAAGCAGGACCTTTCACCTATACGGATTAAAGTG CAGAGCGTGGAGCCTCTGGGTCCGTCCAAGCCCAGCCTGCTCTCAGGATGCCTGTGGCGCAAGCACCCGAGGACGCGGCCGGCGGAGCACTCGGCGCTGCCCCCGGTGGACACGCAGAACTACTGCAGCATCAGCCACGCGTCCTGCGGCCGCACCGAGCTGGACCCGGAGCAGCagccgggggaggagggggaggagggggaggaggaggcagcggcggcggacaGCAACCAGGGCGAGGGTCCTCCCGTCAGGATGGGCTGCGAGGTGAAGGACCTGTCCAACGGGCGAACGCACACGTCTCTGAGGCCGGCTCCTCACTCTCACACCAACAACCAGCGCTTCCGGAGCATGCACGCCCGGGAGAAGAAGGCCACGCAGATGCTGGCCATCGTGCTGGGTGAGTACAGGACACAGGCGCCCACAGCGAAACTCACCATAACGCCTAATACAGGCCGTTTAATGCACATAAAGCAGCTGCCCCTGCATCCCTCAATGTGTGCTGCTCCCAGTGCCCTGCTCTGCATTCTCCCCCGGCCGTGA
- the LOC114853483 gene encoding D(2) dopamine receptor B-like isoform X4 produces the protein MHCFQQLMYCSGGKTGDEVVGGAWLFSRLYCNIFVTLDVMMCTASILNLCAISIDRYTAVVMPVLYNTTHRSRKRVLVMIATVWVLAFAVSCPLLFGFNTTDDPMVCSISNPDFVIYSSVVSFYLPFIVTLLVYIRIYVFLRMRRKRISFGQPCRKVQPGSTPPSVETCLQEETPKAKQDLSPIRIKVQSVEPLGPSKPSLLSGCLWRKHPRTRPAEHSALPPVDTQNYCSISHASCGRTELDPEQQPGEEGEEGEEEAAAADSNQGEGPPVRMGCEVKDLSNGRTHTSLRPAPHSHTNNQRFRSMHAREKKATQMLAIVLGEYRTQAPTAKLTITPNTGRLMHIKQLPLHPSMCAAPSALLCILPRP, from the exons ATGCACTGCTTCCAACAACTGATGTACTGCTCCGGAGGAAAGACGGGTGATGAG GTGGTCGGCGGCGCCTGGCTCTTCAGCCGGCTCTACTGTAACATCTTTGTCACGCTGGATGTGATGATGTGCACTGCCAGTATCCTCAACCTGTGCGCTATCAGCATCGACAG gtacaCAGCAGTGGTGATGCCTGTTTTGTACAACACCACGCACCGCTCCAGGAAGCGAGTTCTGGTGATGATTGCCACCGTGTGGGTCCTGGCTTTCGCCGTCTCCTGTCCCCTTCTGTTTGGCTTCAACACCACAG atgacCCGATGGTGTGCTCCATCTCGAACCCGGACTTCGTCATCTACTCCTCCGTGGTGTCCTTCTACCTGCCTTTCATTGTCACGCTGCTGGTCTACATCCGCATCTATGTCTTCCTCAGGATGAGGCGGAAGAGGATCTCCTTCGGCCAGCCCTGCAGAAAGGTCCAGCCAGGCTCCACCCCGCCATCTGTG GAAACGTGTCTCCAAGAGGAAACTCCCAAGGCGAAGCAGGACCTTTCACCTATACGGATTAAAGTG CAGAGCGTGGAGCCTCTGGGTCCGTCCAAGCCCAGCCTGCTCTCAGGATGCCTGTGGCGCAAGCACCCGAGGACGCGGCCGGCGGAGCACTCGGCGCTGCCCCCGGTGGACACGCAGAACTACTGCAGCATCAGCCACGCGTCCTGCGGCCGCACCGAGCTGGACCCGGAGCAGCagccgggggaggagggggaggagggggaggaggaggcagcggcggcggacaGCAACCAGGGCGAGGGTCCTCCCGTCAGGATGGGCTGCGAGGTGAAGGACCTGTCCAACGGGCGAACGCACACGTCTCTGAGGCCGGCTCCTCACTCTCACACCAACAACCAGCGCTTCCGGAGCATGCACGCCCGGGAGAAGAAGGCCACGCAGATGCTGGCCATCGTGCTGGGTGAGTACAGGACACAGGCGCCCACAGCGAAACTCACCATAACGCCTAATACAGGCCGTTTAATGCACATAAAGCAGCTGCCCCTGCATCCCTCAATGTGTGCTGCTCCCAGTGCCCTGCTCTGCATTCTCCCCCGGCCGTGA
- the LOC114853483 gene encoding D(3) dopamine receptor-like isoform X2 has product MATFSSAERLWNESELFGPDEGNGSAEASWQDEGERNYYAMLYSLLILAIVFGNVLVCLAVLRERSLQTTTNYLVVSLAVADLLVASLVMPWAVYLEVVGGAWLFSRLYCNIFVTLDVMMCTASILNLCAISIDRYTAVVMPVLYNTTHRSRKRVLVMIATVWVLAFAVSCPLLFGFNTTDDPMVCSISNPDFVIYSSVVSFYLPFIVTLLVYIRIYVFLRMRRKRISFGQPCRKVQPGSTPPSVETCLQEETPKAKQDLSPIRIKVSVEPLGPSKPSLLSGCLWRKHPRTRPAEHSALPPVDTQNYCSISHASCGRTELDPEQQPGEEGEEGEEEAAAADSNQGEGPPVRMGCEVKDLSNGRTHTSLRPAPHSHTNNQRFRSMHAREKKATQMLAIVLGEYRTQAPTAKLTITPNTGRLMHIKQLPLHPSMCAAPSALLCILPRP; this is encoded by the exons atggcgacgttTAGCAGCGCAGAGAGGCTCTGGAACGAGTCGGAGCTGTTCGGGCCGGACGAGGGGAACGGCAGCGCGGAGGCCTCGTGGCAGGACGAGGGGGAGAGGAACTACTACGCCATGCTCTACTCCCTGCTCATCCTGGCCATCGTGTTTGGGAACGTGCTGGTGTGTCTGGCTGTGCTGAGGGAGCGCTCCCTCCAGACCACCACCAACTACCTGGTGGTCAGCCTGGCTGTGGCCGACCTGCTCGTGGCCTCGCTGGTCATGCCCTGGGCCGTGTACCTGGAG GTGGTCGGCGGCGCCTGGCTCTTCAGCCGGCTCTACTGTAACATCTTTGTCACGCTGGATGTGATGATGTGCACTGCCAGTATCCTCAACCTGTGCGCTATCAGCATCGACAG gtacaCAGCAGTGGTGATGCCTGTTTTGTACAACACCACGCACCGCTCCAGGAAGCGAGTTCTGGTGATGATTGCCACCGTGTGGGTCCTGGCTTTCGCCGTCTCCTGTCCCCTTCTGTTTGGCTTCAACACCACAG atgacCCGATGGTGTGCTCCATCTCGAACCCGGACTTCGTCATCTACTCCTCCGTGGTGTCCTTCTACCTGCCTTTCATTGTCACGCTGCTGGTCTACATCCGCATCTATGTCTTCCTCAGGATGAGGCGGAAGAGGATCTCCTTCGGCCAGCCCTGCAGAAAGGTCCAGCCAGGCTCCACCCCGCCATCTGTG GAAACGTGTCTCCAAGAGGAAACTCCCAAGGCGAAGCAGGACCTTTCACCTATACGGATTAAAGTG AGCGTGGAGCCTCTGGGTCCGTCCAAGCCCAGCCTGCTCTCAGGATGCCTGTGGCGCAAGCACCCGAGGACGCGGCCGGCGGAGCACTCGGCGCTGCCCCCGGTGGACACGCAGAACTACTGCAGCATCAGCCACGCGTCCTGCGGCCGCACCGAGCTGGACCCGGAGCAGCagccgggggaggagggggaggagggggaggaggaggcagcggcggcggacaGCAACCAGGGCGAGGGTCCTCCCGTCAGGATGGGCTGCGAGGTGAAGGACCTGTCCAACGGGCGAACGCACACGTCTCTGAGGCCGGCTCCTCACTCTCACACCAACAACCAGCGCTTCCGGAGCATGCACGCCCGGGAGAAGAAGGCCACGCAGATGCTGGCCATCGTGCTGGGTGAGTACAGGACACAGGCGCCCACAGCGAAACTCACCATAACGCCTAATACAGGCCGTTTAATGCACATAAAGCAGCTGCCCCTGCATCCCTCAATGTGTGCTGCTCCCAGTGCCCTGCTCTGCATTCTCCCCCGGCCGTGA